The genome window CTAgtagtgccagaaagtaagaaaacgctaaaacaaaactcaaaactcCCAAACCCAAGCCCCTACAGTGATGGGGGTATGTCAGAGGGGCACAGGAGCCAAATGAAAGTGCTCTCAATGGCCAAAGGTGGAGCACTTTGagcaagaaaattaataaaatagtacTGGATTATAacttgtataaaatatatattgatataaaaaagagtgagcaaataaataaatggagaaaagacaaatcGACCTTTAATAGGATTGGATGTaataggagaaagaaaatgaaatgagtaaTTTTACAGCACAAAAACTACTTTCAGCCAAGTGATCAATGTCAGAATCAATGATGAAGTCATGTTGATAATATAGATAGTATATGTTGGGATGAGAAcaccattcttttttaaatatttatttggctgtgctgagtctcagttgcagcatgtggaatctagttccctgaccagggcaaTTGAATcccggccccctgcactgggagcccagagtcttagccactggaccaccagggaagtcccaagaacccCATTCTAACTGTGGTAAAAACAAGCAAATCCCAATTTAGGGACATTCTATAAAATACCTGACTGGTATTCCTTAAAACTGAcaagataattaaaaaagaaaattctgtaaaaccATCACAACCAAGAGCACCCTAAAAAGACATGATTTCTAATGTAAATGGTGTCCTGGAAAGCACTCTGGAACAGAACAAGGGAAGAAGAGATTAAATCTGCATAAAATGTGGTCTTTAATAATAATGCGTCACTATTAGTTCATTGGGCTTCTCTGTGGGcacagaccgtaaagaatctacctgtaatgtgggagatccaggttcaatccctgggttgggaagatcccctggagaagggaatagctacccactccactatcctggcctggagaattccatggactgtatagtcagtgtggtctcaaagagtcaaacacaactgagcaactttcactttcacaagtgttcttgccttgagaattccatggacatggtggactacatagtccatgggctcgcaaagaatcggacacgcctgagcgattttcacttcacttcactcacagtTCATAAGCAGTGTCAGAAGTACCATTCCAATGTAAGATGTTACTAGAGTGTCGTGGTTCATTCTGTGTATCGATCTGACTGGGTCATGGGGGTGCCCAGGCCGTAGGTCCAACATTATTTTGGAGTGTCTTGAGGGAGCGTCTGGATGAGATGCATCAAATCTGAGTACTAAGTAAAGCGAATGGGTCTTCGCAGTGTGGGCTGAAgatctgaatggaaaaaaaaggctgagtgaggGGGGAGTTTTGCCTGCCTGACCTTTGAGCAGGGTCACCAGGCTTCTTTCACTCTCAGACTGGAACTTCCCACATCAACTTTTCTGGTTTTGGGGTCTCTGGGCTTGGGCTGGAACTATATCACCAGGTCTCCCATATCACTAGCTTGCTGACTACAGATCTAAGGATGGCTCAGTGCCCATAATTGCCTGAGCCGATTCCttaataataaatatctttacACTGACACGTCGCCtattggctctgtttctctggagagccTTGACTAACACATGGGAGAAACTGGATGTGAGGTATTCAGGAGCTCCCTGTCCTGTCTTCAGTATAATTGTGTAAACCGGGAACTACTCTTAAATAAGTGCATTAACATCCTTATCGGGGTGATGGTTACCTGGCTGCATATGCATGCAAAAactcactgaactgtacattcaTCCATGTTACTGAATGTACATTATACCTCAACTATTTAAAGTGAAactgagacttctctggtggtccagaggttaagaatccgccttccagttCAAGGGAcataggcttgatccctggtcgggaacaaagatcccacacgctgcagggcAACTCAGCCTGAGCACTGCATCCACTGAACCTGtaagctctagagcccgtgctctgcaatgagagatgCCCCACATGCTGCTgcaaagaccctgctgctgctgctgctaagtcgcttcagtcgcgtccaactctgtgcgaccccatagacggcagcccaccaggctcccccgtccctgggattctccaggcaagaacactggagtgggttgccattaccttctccaatgcatgaaagtgaaaagtaaaagtgaagtcgctcagttgtgtccgactcctggtgaccccatggactgcagcccaccaggctcctccatccatgggatttgccaggcaagagtactggagtggggtgccattgccttcttcagtgcaaagacccagtgcagccaaaattaaaaataaataaagtgaactTAACGTAAAAATCTCAACTGACAGCTTCTCTTGGAAAACCAGGAGATCCTGTAGCTCTAGCCTATTCCAACTGGCAGCAGCCAGTGGGGCTGGAGGGCAGGTGCCCCCTTTAGACGGGGGAGGGGTTCTTGGCTCCACATAGTTGCCGCCTGCTTATTGGTCCTTCTAGCCCTGGTCCCTGCTCCAGCTGTGTCTGCTTGGAACTTCTGGGCTAACAGCCTTtttggggtgggagggtgtgTGGGGGATTTAGGGGAGCTGTGGGTACTGCTGATGCCAGCAGATACACGGCAGCCAATTAAAACCTCCCCACTAACCGTCCCCCCTCCCCGGTTCCAACCATAGCGCCTACCAAGCTGGGGCCAGTGGGAGGCTGACCTTGAACAGGGTCTGCTCTTCCCCTGGCCCATGTCCATcattctccccagcccctgcagaGGGGACAGATTTCTTCTCTGGCAGCAATGCCATCTGTGCGTGCTGGTGGAGGGTAGGGGGAAGGAGGGTGGACCATGGCTCCCAGACAACCTGCAACTCCCCCCTCATCCCCAAGCCTGCCAGACTGGCAGAAGAGATCACCTAATTGGGGATTAAGGATTAATTGTGATCTGCCAGGCAAGTGGTGCTGAGGCTGCTACAGCCAGCCCTGGCACCTCGGTGTCCAAGCTCCAGACTGAGCAAGGCGCTGGTGGCTGCCTGCCTGATCTGTCTCAAGGCCATCTTGTTGGCACAATCACTGAAAGTTCCTCCCCTTTCTGGGCCTAGAGGTCAAGTTCATCCTTCCTCCCAGCAGGTGGGAATGGTGGCTGGTCATGCAGGGCTAGAAGAGGCCTCAGCCTGTCCAGGGTCCACTCTGACCTGAAGGCTCCCTTTCTGGTTGGCACTGTGACTCTATAGTCCCCAGGCCTGGCTGAAGTCCCCCTGATGCTTCTTCCTAACATGTGTGACTGTATGCCAGTTCCTCATCCTCATGGAGCCTTCCAGTGCCAGGCACAGGGACTGGATCATCCCAGGGGGCAATGGGGGACCGTGGCCAGTTTCTGGATAGGAGTGTGACAAAAtggcattttagaaagaaaaatctggCAGCACGTGCTGCATGgccaggagcagggagagggcagTGGAGCTGGGAGAACTCCCGCACGTTGCTGGGACCTGGCCTCCCGGGTCCCTCGATATGGAAAATGGGGTTATGAAGGCCATGGCAGGGCTGGAGTGAGGAGCTGTATCATTTGGTTTCCCTGGGAGGCAAACACCAAGATGAAGTTCGGAATGTGAAAAAGAGGAAGTGTGATGAAGAAGGATTGGGCAGAGAGTTGCTGATTTGGGGCTGACCTGACCACACCTCGGCTAACCTAGAGGGGGGAGCTTGGAACAGAGCCCACCTGTGTGCTCGGTCAGTGGCTGCAGGCTTCCGGGAAGAGTGAGGTGTGTGCCCAAAGGCTGAGATATATCCTGAAGGGGCCTGTCAGCTCCCTCAccccctgcagcccaccagcaAATTCTTTCTTGCAGGGAGCTCTGAGCTGTGCCCCTCTAAGAGGAAATGGGAAGGAGCTTGGGAGAAGCCCTTAGGCACGTGGTCTTCGGTTGTAACCTTGGATCCAGAAGAGCATTTCACAGGGTGAGGGGCCACCATGCACCCAGCTCTGGGAGAAGCAGGTTGGGTTTACTCATCTGGGAACATTTCCCAGTACTTGCTCTGGGCTGGCTGTAGGATCTAGGGAGGGCCCCTTACCCACCCAAAGTTCACAATCGAGAGGACTTCACTTTGAGGGCCAGATACCTGCAGGATGAACAAGTGAGCAGTGGAAGCTGTGTCCCCAGCTCGAAGATGCTTTATTGTCAGAGAAACAGAGCTGGGCAAAGGGGCTTGGtggaggaggggggtgggggtgttgcaGGCAAGGGCTGTGCACACTGGCCAGGGCagggagaagagggggaggggtCCCAGCTGGAGGTGAGGGGCTCCAAGAACACACTGGCAGGCAGTGGCTCTGGTCCCAAGTCCTGTCTGCTGCTTCCAGCTTCTGTGCAGGCTCAGCGAGACATCATTCGCACAAACTCTGCCAGGACAAAGCCAACATTTCAGTCTGCTCTCTGGACCTCGACACCCTGGAGTGAGGCGAAGATACTGGCtttgaggtgggagggggtgtggTCAAGGGCAGGGCCTGCAACGGAGTCCCCTGAATTTGGTGGAGAATAGGCCAGGAAGAGGGGCTttgtctttgggggaaaaaaaaaatcttgtaactGAACCtactttcctctttgctttggcTGCTAGGAAGCTTGGGAACACTTTTGGGCCTACCTTGGAGAATTTCTACACACTGACTTTCCttatgtgtgtttagtcactcagtcgcgtctgactcgttgtgaccctatgaactgtaacccgccagactcctctgtccatggactactccaagcaagaatactggagtgggtagccattgccttctccaggggatcttcttgacccagggattgaaccttggtctcctgcattgcaggcagattctttaccgtctgagccaccagggaagccctgactttccgtgaaagtgaaagttgctcagttgtgtttggctcttttcgaccccatggactatacagtccatggaattctccaggccagaatactggagtgggtagcctttcccttctccaggggatcttcccaacccagggatcgaacccaggtcgcctgcattgtaggcggattctttaccagctgagccacaacggaagcccaagaatactggagtgggtagtctgtcccttctcccgcagatcttccctaccccaggaatcaaactggggtctcctgcattgcgggtggattctttaccagctgagctatgagggaagacttTACTTTCCTTGGcttccttttattatttaatcCTTGTTTTCCCTCTGTTGGGAAGGGGTAGGCTTCCTGGATCTAGACGCTGGCTCCATCCACTTCTTTTGCTAAGCACCCTCGCTTCCCTAAGAACCGACTTTCTCCTCCTTGTGGGGTTAAGCCTGGCTTCCTCCCAGGTTCTCCTGATGGTTAGCCGGCAGAGGAGATAGGTGTGcttagcacagagcctgacacACACACAGCGCTTGAGGCTCTTCCTCTGTGAAAACTCGCGCAGGGTCCGCAGTGCTGAGCATGGGGGAGCGGTGCGCGGTACCTTCGAAGTCCACCAGGCCGTCCCCGTTGAGGTCAATGTCGCGGAGGATCTCGTCCACCTCCCGCTGGCTGAGCCGCTCTCCCAGCAGGGCCTTCAGGGCCGCCCGGAGCTCACCCAAGCTGATGCAGCCGTCCCCGTTGGTGTCGAACTGCGGCGACACCGGGTCACGAACCAGTCATTGATTCGCGCGGCCCCGCCCTCGCCGCGGACACGCAGGCCCCGCCCGCGCCAGCCCCGGAGACCCCACCTCCCGGAAGGCGTCCCGCAGCTCCCGGACGCCGATCATGTCCGCGGTCTCCGCTAGCAGCTTGGGGCCCATCAGCTCCACAAAGTCTTCAAAGTCCACCTTCCCTCCACCTGGGGGCCACGCCCAGAAGAGACCCGGAACCATCAGAgacccctgcccagccctggccTCCTCCGCCCTCCCCTCCTGGCCTGTGTCCCTCTCCCCGCCTCACTGAATGGgcctttccctccctctgggtctccTAGGCTGTGTCTCCTGCTGGCTTTccttaattttcctgaagagctcAGTTGGGCTCAAGTTCCTGACTCCAGTgacctggctgtgtgaccttaggcaagtcacggGGACCTTTCAGAGACTggctgcgtgctaagtcgcttcagttgtgtccaactctttgtgactccatggactgcagcccgccagtctcctctgtccatgggatttcccagacaagagtactggagtggggttgctattttcttctccagaggatcttcccaacctaggatttGAACCCCGGTCTCTTAAGCCTGCTCCGTTgataggcagtttctttaccactagcggaGACTGTTGCCTCATCTAAAAAGTGGGCATGCTAGCCCTTGACCCACCCACCTCACGGGGGATGGTGAGATCTCTGGAGGCAGAGAGCTTGCTGTGAGAACGATCAAAGTCCCAGGTTCTGGGAGCCAACCTGTGTAGCCACCTCGGTTCCCTGAGCTGCCTGGCTGCCCTGACCATGGTCATGGCCTCTGGAGAACTGGGGGTGGGACAGGTCTCAGGCACATACTGATTTGCTGGGAGATCTCGATGAGCTCCATCTCGGTGGGCATGTAGCCCAGCGTCCGCATGCAGGCCCCAAGCTCCCGGTAGCCGATGTAGCCGTCCTGGTCTCGGTCAAACTCCTGAAAGGCGGCCTGCAGCTCTGCCAGGCAGGGCGGGGTCAGTCCTTTCCGCACGTCCCCTGGGACCCCAGCCTGGATTAGACCTTCTCACCTTGGTCCTGTCATGTCCTGCTTTCTAAACAGTTGTTtctctttgctaccccagggtctttgcaaatgttaTTCCTTTCATTCACTGTGCAAATATTTAAGGGACATCTGCTCTGTGCCAAGTGCTACTCTCGGTACTGCAGATGTGGcggtgaagaaagaaaaagatgaaggagagaaagagagagggaggggaagaaagagagaaagggagaaagaaaagaaggaaggaagagaggaaggagagaaaggagagagtgaaggaggtgagaaagaaagagagagggaaaaacaaTCCTTGACCTCATGGAGCTCACATTCTGGAACATTCTTGGTCTTTATGCCACCTATTCAAGGAGGTCTTCCCTCTCAATTCAGTCCCCTCTGGCTCCTCTGATCACTTCCTTGAGAGCGCATAGCACCATTTGTACTGGCAGTTGACCTGTTGACATCTCTCTCCAGAGGACACAGGCCAGATCTATCTGGTTGGCCACGTTTCCCAGTACTCAGAACTGGGCCAGGCCCACAGTGGGCACCCAGGAAGTGTTCGCTGGATGAATAAAAGGGGGACCATGTCCCACCGGGCAA of Bubalus bubalis isolate 160015118507 breed Murrah chromosome 5, NDDB_SH_1, whole genome shotgun sequence contains these proteins:
- the CABP2 gene encoding calcium-binding protein 2 isoform X1; this translates as MVQGPMGNCAKRPRHRAPKDRELRPEEIEELQAAFQEFDRDQDGYIGYRELGACMRTLGYMPTEMELIEISQQISGGKVDFEDFVELMGPKLLAETADMIGVRELRDAFREFDTNGDGCISLGELRAALKALLGERLSQREVDEILRDIDLNGDGLVDFEGCRGPESRLKCWLCPGRVCANDVSLSLHRSWKQQTGLGTRATACQCVLGAPHLQLGPLPLFSLPWPVCTALACNTPTPLLHQAPLPSSVSLTIKHLRAGDTASTAHLFILQVSGPQSEVLSIVNFGWVRGPP
- the CABP2 gene encoding calcium-binding protein 2 isoform X2 is translated as MVQGPMGNCAKRPRHRAPKDRWQWPGSPPGGSRHGLGPSPSPSPSPEEPGAPGPGVQGYSVLSSVVGPACIFLRPSIAATQLDRELRPEEIEELQAAFQEFDRDQDGYIGYRELGACMRTLGYMPTEMELIEISQQISGGKVDFEDFVELMGPKLLAETADMIGVRELRDAFREFDTNGDGCISLGELRAALKALLGERLSQREVDEILRDIDLNGDGLVDFEEFVRMMSR
- the CABP2 gene encoding calcium-binding protein 2 isoform X3; this encodes MVQGPMGNCAKRPRHRAPKDRELRPEEIEELQAAFQEFDRDQDGYIGYRELGACMRTLGYMPTEMELIEISQQISGGKVDFEDFVELMGPKLLAETADMIGVRELRDAFREFDTNGDGCISLGELRAALKALLGERLSQREVDEILRDIDLNGDGLVDFEEFVRMMSR